The following is a genomic window from Indicator indicator isolate 239-I01 chromosome 34, UM_Iind_1.1, whole genome shotgun sequence.
tgccaatccctgaccaaaGTGAATGATTTGGGGTGGGAGAGaagcctgcagcaagcagggatcAGGTAGGCTTTGCCATATTGAACTAGATCAAGGGGCTCCCTTTGTTTCAGAGATGTGAAGGAGAACCAATCTATCATCAGGCAAGATGTGCTGGGGGGCACCTGGGCAACAAACAGCACCCACAGGCAGGggtgttgctgttgttgctggaaGGCTGATGCTTGCCAGCTGCTGACACcccaaagagcagcaggaggttgcctcagcatggccagcagcactTGCACAGGGCAGGCTCTGAGCTGGAACTGCAGCCAGCTACAGGGTTGGAGTGTCTGCAAGGGCGCTcaggaggctgctgagcagggGAAAGCAGCGTCCTGCATGGCGGTGGGAAgtggagagctgagcagaaaggAGGTCAGCGTGGGGTAGTGCCAGCAGAGCTTTTCCCACTCCtgggaagagctgctgaagTGTGTGGCTGCACAGAAGGCACCGACCTCAGCTACTGTGGTTGCAAAGCTGCATGAGATCAGCATGAAAAGCACCCCCTAATACAAAGCAGCATAAATTCCCTAGCTGTAAGAGTTGCCCTTTACAGCAGCAAAGGGACTGAAAGCCTGTTGTAGCCACAGGCTGCTCCTGTGATCCCTCTCAGTCCATCTCCCTTCTCGTGATGTCAAAGGGAAActtgagggaggaaaaaacacaGGGCAACACATAAAGCACCTTGCAGCACTTAAGGTGCAAGAGTTGTCTGCTCAGCCACTGAATAATCTCTGCTCACTCAGCTATCCTGGCATTAttcttttttgtcttcagaGCAGCTTTCTCCACACTCTGCCGGTGTGAAGATGAAAGGAAAGTTCTTTGTTCATGGGTCAAGGTCCTCCCTGCTTTCCTTCAACGAAGGAAATTTACATCTTGTGGTACTGTCACCCTCCTTCCTTGCAGGACTTTCAGGTTGAGCAGGGATACCACACTGGCAGCACGAGGCGTCTGTAATTCAGCTTTGTTCCAACATTCCAAATTACAACCTCTCACCATCTGCTTTAGAAGGACCTgagaagaaagagcagaagggaaaacaaaccagaCCTCATTACTCAGGGTTATTGTTGAAAACAGAAATAGTTAGAGGCAACTGCTGACCTCACAAATGGagtgagggaggaggaaaaaaaaaaaaagatgctgaaaCCTTCCAGCAGAGTCAGCAAATCTGGAAGGAATTTTGGTCTTCTTGTGGCGATTTGAAAACAACTGAGATCAAATGAATGGAAAAATCAGGTTCAGAACTGGTGAGAGTAATTCACCCCTCTTGCTCCACAAGGCAGGCACCCATCAGGgaaagcagcaacaacaacTAGGGTGGAGAAACCTTCACTGttaagagagaggggaaaaaaagtctccaccactgcctgttcatttctgtctctctgaaGGCTCCTCAGGAACAAAGTGTGGCTGTGGTCTCAGATGTTTGTTTGTGGCTCCCATGGCTCCAGAAAATAAATACCCAACTAAAACTGCCTTTAAAAGTCTGCAGTAACAGCAAGATTAGTCTGGAAAGTCTGAAAGATTGGTCAgaaaagtctggagaagagaaggctctgaacagaccttcttgtggccttccagtgtctgatgggggccacaagaaagctggggagggactttttagggtgtcagggagtgataggactggggggaatggagcaaaactagaaatggggaaattcagattggatgtttaggaaaaaattcttccccataagggtggtgagagactggcacaggttgcccagggaggtggtggaagcctcatccctggaggtttttgcagccaggctggatgtggctgtgagcaacctgctgtggtgtgaggtgtccctgcccatggcaggggggttggaactggatgagccttgaggtcccttcccaaccctaacaattctatgattctaagatatgAATTAGTAAATATTTGAGTGAACACCTGCACTGTACATACCATCAAAGATCTCTACTCTTCTAAGGGAgcagcttctttctcttctcgGACCTTCAGATTCTCCTTTTCTGtactgttattaaaaaaaaaaaaaaaaaaaaaaaaaaaaagggggggggcgAAGGGGAAAGTTAGAAAAAGGCCAAGTCAGCATCATATATTTcaagcagcagagacaccttctgAGTTACATCTGGCACACATGGTCAGATAAGATACCAAGCATGCATGGAGACCCCCGTGTCAGGTTCATAAAGTGATCATCTGCCCActgccaccacagctgctggagaggggccagaggaggccatgaagatgatcagagggctggagagcttcccccatggggacaggctgggaaagctggggctattcagcctgaagaaggctctgggaagaccttagagcagccttccagtacctgaaggggctacaggagatctgaggagggacttttgactcctgggagtgacaggatgagaagcttgaggattgaagcttgaggagggcagattgagactggagattaggaagaaattcttcctcatgagggtggtgagacactggcacaggttgcccagggaggtggtggaagcctcatccctggaggtttttgcagccaggctggatgtggctgtgagcaacctgggctggtgggaggtgttcctgcaggggggctgggactggatgagctttaaggtcccttcaaattTAAACTTCgattcattctatgaatctgtgactgAATCCTTCTCCAGGTGAGGAGACTGAAGAGCAAGAGCAGAATGAGGTCTCCTAAAGCTCACCCATCCCAGGGCTCTGTTCTGACTGCAACTCAGCAGCCAATTAGCGCTAATTACGCCGGCAGCTTTGCATTGCAGACGCTCAGTGTCTAGTCCAAGCCAATGAGTCAGGCTAGCTGCAAAGATACTTGAGGAGCTTCCTCAGGAGCCTTTCTCCTCTGTCCTTACAGTTCGGTGTCTGCCACCTCGATGCCCTTCTCCTCCGCTTTCTTGCGCCGGTGCCGGCAGATGATCACAGctgtcaccaccaccaccatcaggaCACAGGCAGACCCGATGGCCACTGCCAGGAAGTGGATTTCTGAGAGCTGCACTGtgtggagagaagcagagacatGGGCATGGAGGACGCACAGAGGGGCTCTTGCTATGAGCCTGGGAGCACACCCCCACGAACATCACTTTTCCTCAGGCTCCATTTTCCTTGTATCCATCAACAGCCCTCAGGCTTTCTCTTTATACATCCTTTTCTTCCATATATTCTTCCCAAACATGGAAGACCATCCAGTGTTTCACACTGGCAAAACCACATTGAcctccccaacacaagagggacatggagctgctggagagggtccagaggaagcctcaaagatgatcagagggctggagaacctcccctgtgaagacaggttgggagagttggggatgcacaacctggagaagagaaggctccagggagaccttagagctgtatcagtatctgaaggggctgcaggaaggctggggagggactgctcagaagggtttggagtgataggataaggagtgatggtttgaaagtggagcagggcagagttaggctggacatcaggagacagatttaggttgggcatcaggaggaagttctgtacagtgagggtggggagacactggcacaggctgcccaggacagttgaagtcctatccctggagacattcaggatcagccttgctgtgtccctgtgcagcctgctctggctggagctgtccctgctgcctgcagggggttggccaagatgcccttggaggctcccttccagcccgaTGCCATccgtggctctgtgctgggttcttGGCCTCTCACCTTTCTGCACCACTCTGAGCCGCACTTCCCCGATGGTGCCGTAGAAGTCTGGGGGGTTGTTCACCTGGCAGGTGAAGGTCCCATTGTCCGTGGGCTGCAGGTTCCAGATGACAATGGAGGCGTCCTGCCGCTCGATGTTGCCGTCCCAGGTGACCCTCTCCTTGAAGCGCCCTGCTGGGGGCTCGTAGGGCTCCTTCAGGTAGCGAAACAcctggaagagaggagctgtCAGTGCTGGACACCAGGCAGCCCAgacaggcactgctgagggtgtgagaggactgggggaatggagcaaaaatagaagtgggcagattcagattggatgtcaggaagaagttcttccccccGTGggggtgagacagtggaacaggttgcccagggaggtggtggaagcctcagccctggaggattttaaggccaggctgaacgtggctctgagcaacctgctctagtgtgaggtgtccctgcccatggcaggaggttggaactggatgatccttgaggtccctttcaaccctaacaattctatgatctattgGAGAGGGTGGGAGCAGCACCTGGAAGtatggcagcagagctgccttggCCCAGCTGATCCCAGGGCAACTCCAAGGCTGTTTCTGAAGACAGTGCCTTgtgctgtccagagaagggccaggataATGATCTGAGGACCGGAGGAAAAGCTTGAGAGAGCTTggtgtgttcagcctggagaagagaaggctgaggggagacctcatcaccatGGAGCAGTGCATAAAGGGAGGCTAgcaagaggatggagactcccttctGACAAAGAGTCctatggagaagacaaggggtgatggggacaaggtactgctggggaCACTCCCATTgcaatccagaagaaaatatttccctgtCAGAACAGTTGGACATTGGAATCGTCTCCCAAGGGCA
Proteins encoded in this region:
- the MPZL2 gene encoding myelin protein zero-like protein 2, producing MLGPSWLRAVLFLGVQLRVLWPAAAVEVYTAKEVNAVNGTNLRLKCTFSSTSPISPNLAVTWNFQPEDQSSHEPVFRYLKEPYEPPAGRFKERVTWDGNIERQDASIVIWNLQPTDNGTFTCQVNNPPDFYGTIGEVRLRVVQKVQLSEIHFLAVAIGSACVLMVVVVTAVIICRHRRKKAEEKGIEVADTELTEKENLKVREEKEAAPLEE